A genome region from Salinigranum halophilum includes the following:
- a CDS encoding sensor histidine kinase: MTDRSDDGSSGGGQVALDHRAYIDNAPVGVFVVDAAGRYVDVNPEACQMLGYSRDELLSMSIVDVTAADVEGDPSSDAAFFRVTHDGRAREQVSLVHRDGHVVEVILDAVALQNDHYLAYCQDITERKAYERELQTQQRKYATLVEQSHDGVVIITDGRFAYVNRQVEQLTGRSAADLVGTPFQTVAAPHQQDRLLDRYRARIRGEDVESRYDIDIRHPDGGSRAVSVQASTIDYRGETAVLATLRDITERKAYEEMVREQNEKLQLFNEIVRHDIRNDMNVVLGYAELVGETITDPDARAKFETLVERSEHVVELTEIIRDLTDVMLNEPDQEAQVDLVTVLEDVITDVTTSTALAVEPSWAETRVMVTADDSLGIVFTNILTNAVNHNDTDQPRAVVSLQQSAEAVTVRIADNGPGIADDEKERVFGRGEKGLDSPGTGIGLYLVERLVDGYGGEVWIEDNEPTGSVLNVRLATA, encoded by the coding sequence ATGACAGATCGGTCGGACGACGGTTCTTCGGGAGGCGGGCAGGTGGCCCTCGACCATCGGGCCTACATCGACAACGCTCCCGTCGGGGTGTTCGTCGTCGACGCGGCTGGCAGGTACGTCGACGTGAATCCCGAGGCCTGTCAGATGCTCGGCTACTCCCGCGACGAGTTGCTGTCGATGTCGATCGTGGATGTCACGGCAGCCGACGTCGAAGGTGACCCCTCGAGCGATGCGGCGTTCTTTCGGGTGACGCACGACGGACGCGCCAGAGAACAGGTCTCGCTCGTCCATCGCGACGGCCACGTGGTCGAGGTGATCCTCGACGCCGTCGCGCTCCAGAACGACCACTACCTGGCGTACTGTCAGGACATCACCGAACGCAAGGCGTACGAACGCGAACTGCAGACGCAGCAGCGAAAGTACGCCACGCTCGTCGAGCAGAGTCACGACGGGGTCGTCATCATCACCGACGGGAGGTTCGCCTACGTCAACCGGCAGGTCGAACAGCTCACGGGGCGGAGCGCCGCGGACCTGGTCGGCACGCCGTTCCAGACGGTCGCCGCACCCCATCAGCAGGACCGACTGCTCGACAGATATCGGGCGCGGATACGGGGTGAGGACGTCGAGTCCCGGTACGACATCGATATCCGCCACCCGGACGGCGGCAGTCGAGCCGTCTCGGTGCAGGCGAGCACCATCGACTACCGCGGCGAGACGGCCGTCCTCGCCACGCTGCGCGATATTACGGAACGGAAGGCGTACGAGGAGATGGTCCGCGAGCAGAACGAGAAACTCCAGCTGTTCAACGAGATCGTCCGACACGACATCCGGAACGACATGAACGTCGTCCTCGGATACGCGGAACTGGTCGGCGAGACGATCACCGACCCCGACGCGCGTGCGAAGTTCGAGACGCTCGTCGAGCGCAGCGAACACGTCGTCGAACTGACCGAGATCATCCGGGACCTGACCGACGTCATGTTGAACGAGCCCGACCAGGAGGCGCAGGTGGATCTGGTGACCGTCCTCGAGGACGTGATCACCGATGTGACCACCTCGACAGCCCTCGCCGTCGAGCCGTCCTGGGCGGAGACGCGCGTGATGGTCACGGCCGACGACTCGCTAGGTATCGTGTTCACGAACATCCTGACCAACGCGGTCAACCACAACGACACCGACCAGCCGCGTGCCGTCGTCTCACTCCAGCAGTCGGCGGAGGCAGTCACCGTCCGAATCGCCGACAACGGCCCCGGTATCGCCGACGACGAGAAAGAGCGTGTCTTCGGCCGAGGCGAGAAAGGACTGGACAGCCCCGGCACGGGCATCGGGCTGTATCTCGTCGAGCGACTCGTCGACGGGTACGGCGGTGAGGTGTGGATCGAGGACAACGAGCCGACCGGCTCGGTGCTCAACGTGCGGTTGGCGACGGCCTGA
- a CDS encoding bacterio-opsin activator domain-containing protein produces MSEPSRVAATAVLTVLTDDAGTPFTAPEVAEHVGCARRTAHKKLTRLADEGVVETKKVGARGRVWWHSPPTSDERAGARERLRDLHDASRRLMRAETHEDVADIAVTAAQRILGLSLCGLWLYDPDRAMLDPVAWTDEGVEEYGEPPAFPVEGSLVGRAFDSGRYRVYDDITTAQEVYDPETSVRSELVLPLGSYGVLNASSPAVGAFDDVDVSLSRVLAANAETALERADRLAARRARRRELERRRDELETLNRINALVEETIGALVGAATRAEIERTVCDSLASSELYVGAWVVERDSAGRVVRRTGTTDADPDSDSIPATTEGLSGLTPAATAIEEGTLQVVSHVDDDRLSSEAQEVARDVGAEACLVAPLAYADTVFGALLVFAPTPDGFSDREATAFETLGRVVGFITNATNNRQLLLGTTAVELRVALDGTNAWFVPAAERLDGRVTVEGLVPTGDDALTEYVTVEDVTNDTVPAELAALPAIERVSTLATDGDQWFGECTVRRDDAGLGSIAEYGATVRTATATAGRGTVTARFPASTAPREAMAVTREAFPSAELVAKRVVDVSDRSVTTVRQAVDDRLTDKQRAAMRAAFLAGYFDSPRGTTARELAESLDIAPSTLHQHLQAAHRKLLTTVFDDLSV; encoded by the coding sequence ATGTCCGAACCGTCGAGGGTCGCCGCCACCGCGGTCCTGACCGTGCTCACGGACGACGCCGGGACCCCGTTCACTGCTCCCGAGGTCGCCGAGCACGTCGGCTGTGCGCGGCGGACCGCCCACAAGAAGCTCACCCGCCTCGCCGACGAGGGAGTAGTCGAGACGAAGAAGGTTGGCGCGCGCGGCCGGGTGTGGTGGCACTCTCCTCCCACCTCTGACGAGCGAGCGGGCGCGCGCGAACGGTTGCGAGACCTCCACGACGCCAGCCGCCGCCTGATGCGCGCCGAGACCCACGAGGACGTCGCCGACATCGCCGTCACGGCCGCACAGCGAATCCTCGGTCTGTCGCTGTGTGGCCTCTGGCTCTACGACCCCGACCGGGCGATGCTCGACCCGGTCGCGTGGACCGACGAGGGCGTCGAAGAGTACGGTGAACCGCCGGCGTTCCCGGTCGAGGGGAGCCTCGTCGGTCGGGCGTTCGACTCGGGGCGCTACCGCGTCTACGACGACATCACCACCGCACAGGAGGTGTACGACCCCGAGACGAGCGTCCGGAGCGAACTCGTCCTCCCGCTTGGGTCGTACGGCGTGCTGAACGCGTCGTCGCCGGCCGTCGGTGCCTTCGACGACGTCGACGTCTCGTTGAGTCGCGTCCTGGCGGCGAACGCGGAGACCGCGCTCGAACGCGCAGACCGACTGGCGGCACGCCGCGCCCGCCGTCGCGAACTCGAGCGTCGACGCGACGAACTGGAGACGCTGAACCGCATCAACGCGCTCGTCGAAGAGACCATCGGCGCGCTCGTCGGTGCCGCGACGCGCGCGGAGATCGAGCGAACCGTCTGCGACAGCCTGGCGTCGTCGGAGCTGTACGTGGGTGCGTGGGTGGTCGAGCGCGACTCCGCGGGCCGCGTCGTCCGGCGAACCGGGACGACGGACGCCGACCCTGATTCCGATTCGATACCCGCGACCACGGAGGGACTCTCCGGTCTGACCCCCGCCGCGACGGCAATCGAGGAGGGGACCCTGCAGGTGGTGTCACACGTCGACGACGACCGCCTCTCGTCGGAGGCGCAGGAGGTCGCCCGCGACGTCGGCGCGGAGGCCTGTCTCGTCGCACCGCTGGCGTACGCCGACACGGTCTTCGGGGCACTCCTCGTCTTCGCGCCGACGCCGGACGGCTTCAGCGACCGCGAGGCGACCGCGTTCGAGACGCTCGGCCGCGTCGTCGGGTTCATCACCAACGCGACCAACAACCGACAACTGCTCTTGGGGACGACGGCCGTCGAACTGCGAGTGGCACTCGACGGCACGAACGCGTGGTTCGTCCCGGCGGCCGAGCGTCTCGACGGACGCGTCACCGTCGAGGGGCTGGTCCCGACCGGGGACGACGCGCTCACCGAGTACGTCACGGTCGAGGACGTGACAAACGACACCGTCCCCGCCGAACTCGCCGCGCTTCCGGCTATCGAGCGCGTGAGCACGCTGGCCACGGACGGCGACCAGTGGTTCGGCGAGTGTACCGTCCGGCGGGACGACGCGGGTCTCGGGAGCATCGCCGAGTACGGCGCGACGGTCCGGACGGCGACCGCTACAGCCGGCAGGGGGACGGTCACGGCCCGGTTCCCGGCGTCGACGGCCCCACGGGAGGCGATGGCGGTGACCCGCGAGGCGTTTCCCTCGGCCGAACTGGTCGCCAAACGGGTCGTCGACGTCTCCGACCGCTCCGTGACGACGGTCCGGCAGGCGGTCGACGACCGGTTGACAGACAAGCAGCGCGCGGCGATGCGGGCGGCGTTCCTCGCCGGGTACTTCGACAGTCCGCGAGGGACCACCGCGCGTGAGCTCGCCGAGTCGCTCGACATCGCCCCGTCGACGCTCCACCAGCA
- a CDS encoding amphi-Trp domain-containing protein — MGELETEAQMSRSEIADYLRGLADQLDGGGEMTLELGGTEVLLDPSDPVTFKLEGESDWSEGDTEAKQSIEFELVWWRQATTAAEGELSIRE; from the coding sequence ATGGGAGAACTCGAGACGGAAGCACAGATGAGTCGAAGCGAAATCGCCGACTACCTCCGCGGACTGGCCGACCAACTCGACGGCGGCGGTGAGATGACGCTCGAACTCGGCGGCACCGAGGTCCTGTTGGATCCGTCCGACCCGGTGACGTTCAAACTCGAAGGGGAGTCCGACTGGTCGGAGGGTGACACGGAGGCGAAACAGAGCATCGAGTTCGAGCTCGTGTGGTGGCGTCAGGCCACGACGGCTGCGGAGGGGGAGTTGTCGATTCGGGAGTGA
- a CDS encoding pyridoxal-phosphate-dependent aminotransferase family protein: MQLTPGPTAVPPRVRDRMSDPMPNPDIEQSFFDLYDGVCEKLQTVYDTDDDVVVMGGEGILGLEAAIASTVAPGDEVLCVSNGLYGDGFADFVESYDGDPTLVGAAYTDPVDVEGVEAALADGEYKLATMVHCETPTGTLNDIEPVLELLSAHDVLTVVDAVSSLGGTPVPSEHIDINLGASQKAFSSPPGLTTAAVSDRAWEVIADRAPASLYTNLLPWRDTSEGFPYTHLAANVAALDESLSMLLEEGLDAVYDRHETVAAHCRDRAAELGIDLYPAVERSAPTVTALHIPGEAERLQRSLADEHDVVLATGLADLADDVLRVGHMGANAEVEKVDRAMDALASAL, from the coding sequence ATGCAGTTGACTCCCGGCCCGACGGCGGTGCCGCCACGGGTCCGCGACCGGATGAGCGACCCGATGCCGAACCCCGACATCGAACAGTCCTTCTTCGACCTCTACGACGGGGTCTGTGAGAAACTCCAGACCGTCTACGACACCGACGACGACGTGGTCGTCATGGGGGGTGAGGGCATCCTCGGCCTCGAAGCCGCTATCGCCTCGACCGTCGCTCCCGGCGACGAGGTGCTCTGTGTCTCGAACGGCCTCTACGGCGACGGCTTCGCCGACTTCGTCGAGAGCTACGACGGCGACCCGACGCTCGTCGGCGCGGCGTACACCGACCCGGTCGACGTCGAGGGAGTCGAGGCGGCGCTCGCCGACGGCGAGTACAAACTCGCGACGATGGTCCACTGTGAGACGCCGACGGGGACGCTCAACGACATTGAACCGGTCCTCGAGCTCCTCTCAGCCCACGACGTGCTGACGGTCGTCGACGCCGTCTCGTCGCTGGGGGGGACGCCCGTCCCGAGCGAGCACATCGACATCAACCTCGGCGCGTCACAGAAGGCGTTCAGTTCGCCGCCGGGACTGACGACGGCCGCCGTCAGCGACCGCGCGTGGGAGGTCATCGCGGACCGCGCCCCCGCGTCGCTCTACACCAACCTCCTCCCGTGGCGGGACACGAGCGAGGGCTTTCCGTACACGCATCTGGCGGCCAACGTCGCCGCGCTCGACGAGTCGCTGTCGATGCTTCTGGAGGAGGGACTCGACGCCGTCTACGACCGCCACGAGACGGTCGCCGCTCACTGTCGCGACCGCGCCGCGGAACTGGGCATCGACCTCTACCCGGCCGTCGAACGGAGCGCCCCGACGGTGACGGCGCTGCACATCCCCGGCGAGGCCGAGCGCCTCCAGCGGTCACTCGCGGACGAACACGACGTCGTCCTCGCGACGGGGCTCGCCGACCTGGCCGACGACGTCCTCCGCGTGGGACACATGGGTGCCAACGCCGAGGTCGAGAAGGTCGACCGCGCCATGGACGCGCTGGCGTCGGCGCTGTAA
- a CDS encoding AIR synthase family protein — translation MSKLSPADLERYIFSRTGADNDDLLVGAGYGEDAAAVAIDGSTMVVNTDPISLAAERIGTLGVAIASNDVAACGGVPEWLVCTILLPEPDVELLDDITAQLDAEARRLGITIIGGHTETVVGLSQPLLSLTCLGETDRYVPTSGAAPGDAVLCTKAAGIEATAVLATDFRAELDEAGVDTDTVDRAVAFFDDISVLPEAAVLAPAATAMHDPTEGGVLNGLVELACASAVHVGVDVDAVPVRSETRTLCAAMGVDPLRVLGSGALLATVPGDEAQSAVAALGAEGVDATVVATVEEPTDAAGAGVTYDGRHYTGGVRDEMYDLWE, via the coding sequence ATGAGCAAACTCTCGCCCGCGGACCTCGAGCGGTACATCTTCTCGCGGACAGGGGCGGACAACGACGACCTGCTCGTCGGTGCCGGCTACGGCGAGGACGCCGCCGCCGTCGCCATCGACGGGTCGACGATGGTCGTCAACACCGACCCCATCTCGCTCGCCGCCGAACGCATCGGCACGCTCGGCGTCGCTATCGCGAGCAACGACGTCGCCGCGTGCGGTGGCGTCCCCGAGTGGCTGGTGTGCACCATCCTGCTCCCCGAACCGGACGTCGAACTGCTCGACGACATCACCGCACAACTCGACGCCGAGGCCAGACGGCTGGGCATCACCATCATCGGCGGCCACACCGAGACGGTCGTCGGTCTCTCTCAGCCGCTCTTATCGCTCACCTGTCTGGGTGAGACCGACCGGTACGTCCCGACGTCGGGTGCGGCGCCCGGCGACGCGGTGCTCTGCACGAAGGCGGCGGGCATCGAGGCGACCGCCGTCCTCGCGACCGATTTCCGTGCCGAACTCGACGAGGCCGGTGTCGACACCGACACCGTCGACCGCGCCGTCGCGTTCTTCGACGACATCAGCGTCCTGCCCGAGGCGGCCGTGCTCGCACCCGCCGCAACCGCGATGCACGACCCGACCGAGGGGGGCGTCCTCAACGGGCTCGTCGAACTCGCCTGTGCCTCTGCCGTCCACGTCGGCGTCGACGTCGACGCCGTCCCGGTCCGGTCCGAGACGCGGACACTCTGTGCCGCGATGGGCGTCGACCCGCTTCGGGTCCTCGGGTCGGGCGCACTCCTCGCGACGGTGCCCGGCGACGAGGCCCAGTCGGCAGTGGCGGCACTCGGCGCGGAAGGGGTCGACGCGACGGTGGTCGCGACGGTCGAGGAGCCGACGGACGCGGCCGGAGCCGGCGTTACCTACGACGGCCGACACTACACGGGCGGCGTCCGTGACGAGATGTACGACCTCTGGGAGTAA
- a CDS encoding glycoside hydrolase family 15 protein, with protein sequence MSEDREAALQPSDKDAIVSAPLGNGTEVLATVNKYPGVGRLGWNGALIEDTSAFRLDVEQFYDMHTLLWDEAVGQTLDVRNDAVGSSVEYRSSRVPEISLHNAFEFRDGTTADLDQDVLVSVDTAALFVRSRAQFAAPSTRTIYTLFGLGIHDGSGSDDVDEAYVVHEHGYDFVVAHDSGRYLAIAQRRPATGQTTFDGCRVGRQGVPRGPEKSAWRDIYVENDGFVDDNDHLRGKVDVGFGLFVDDATDVTWVTAVGFGEDELTAVENALETLWNGYRAEQSMFAAVWESWHENCSGCPVDDGFATETYELSLTSMKCAQDRRGGIVAGAFKPQQFAYRFVWPRDLVVVIQAFLSAGAHVEAREALDWLYHAQITDEVTDSRGIDRYGTWWQNYYADWEPHWRALQLDQVGGPIYAHWLCWRETGDDSLLDAYYSMSRRAADFLLGWDDGGFPRRHQDPWEEIWGYTTEGSAAAIAGLRSMAELAVARGEPEYAAECHAVADTWAGSFDARCFRRDGLLGDHYVTATDPEWEDHPPADERPDAAAFMAYWPWNVVAADSDAMRSTVAHADDPAWSADGTPCVGRYPGDDYTPTGTAEDGGWPLCEAYADVVRWQGGVDADAVADHLFAHSQAWRTAAGLLPERVDGDGQVRWNSNLQWSQAMYVLLVESDARGEPFGFAPEG encoded by the coding sequence ATGAGTGAAGACCGGGAAGCCGCCCTCCAGCCGAGCGACAAGGACGCCATCGTCAGCGCCCCACTCGGCAACGGGACCGAGGTGCTCGCAACAGTCAACAAGTACCCCGGCGTCGGGCGTCTCGGCTGGAACGGGGCCCTCATCGAGGACACCTCGGCGTTCCGACTCGACGTCGAGCAGTTCTACGATATGCACACGCTGCTGTGGGACGAGGCGGTGGGACAGACGCTCGACGTCCGCAACGACGCCGTCGGGAGTTCGGTCGAGTACCGCTCCAGCCGCGTCCCGGAGATCAGTCTCCACAACGCGTTCGAGTTCCGGGACGGGACCACCGCGGACCTCGACCAAGACGTCCTCGTGAGCGTCGATACGGCCGCGCTCTTCGTGCGGAGTCGCGCGCAGTTCGCCGCGCCGTCGACGCGAACCATCTACACGCTGTTCGGTCTCGGCATCCACGACGGCTCGGGGAGCGACGACGTCGACGAGGCGTACGTCGTCCACGAGCACGGCTACGACTTCGTCGTCGCCCACGATTCGGGTCGCTATCTCGCCATCGCCCAGCGCCGACCCGCGACGGGACAGACGACGTTCGACGGCTGCCGCGTCGGGCGACAGGGCGTCCCCCGAGGGCCCGAAAAGAGCGCCTGGCGCGACATCTACGTGGAGAACGACGGGTTCGTCGACGACAACGACCACCTCCGTGGGAAGGTCGACGTCGGCTTCGGCCTGTTCGTCGACGACGCCACCGACGTGACCTGGGTCACCGCCGTCGGGTTCGGTGAGGACGAACTCACCGCCGTCGAGAACGCGCTCGAGACGCTGTGGAACGGCTATCGCGCGGAGCAGTCGATGTTCGCCGCCGTCTGGGAGAGCTGGCACGAGAACTGCTCGGGCTGTCCGGTCGATGACGGGTTCGCCACCGAGACGTACGAGCTGTCGCTGACGAGCATGAAGTGCGCACAGGACCGCCGCGGCGGCATCGTCGCCGGGGCGTTCAAACCACAGCAGTTCGCCTACCGGTTCGTCTGGCCGCGCGACCTCGTCGTCGTCATCCAGGCGTTCCTCTCTGCTGGTGCCCACGTCGAAGCACGGGAGGCGCTCGACTGGCTCTATCACGCCCAGATCACCGACGAGGTGACCGACAGCCGCGGCATCGACCGCTACGGGACGTGGTGGCAGAACTACTACGCGGACTGGGAGCCACACTGGCGGGCGCTCCAACTCGACCAGGTCGGCGGCCCCATCTACGCCCACTGGCTCTGCTGGCGCGAGACCGGCGACGACTCGCTCCTCGACGCCTACTACTCGATGAGTCGGCGCGCCGCGGACTTCCTCCTCGGGTGGGACGACGGCGGCTTCCCGAGACGACACCAAGACCCCTGGGAGGAGATCTGGGGGTACACCACCGAGGGCAGTGCGGCCGCCATCGCTGGCCTCCGCTCGATGGCCGAGTTGGCTGTGGCGAGGGGCGAACCCGAGTACGCAGCCGAGTGCCACGCCGTGGCCGACACCTGGGCGGGGAGCTTCGACGCCCGCTGTTTCCGGCGTGACGGCCTCCTGGGTGACCACTACGTGACGGCCACCGACCCCGAGTGGGAGGACCACCCCCCTGCCGACGAACGCCCGGACGCCGCGGCGTTCATGGCGTACTGGCCGTGGAACGTCGTCGCCGCCGACAGCGACGCGATGCGTTCGACCGTCGCCCACGCCGACGACCCCGCCTGGAGCGCCGACGGAACCCCCTGCGTCGGCCGGTATCCCGGGGACGACTACACGCCGACCGGAACGGCCGAAGACGGCGGCTGGCCGCTCTGCGAGGCGTACGCCGACGTCGTGCGCTGGCAGGGCGGCGTCGACGCGGACGCGGTCGCAGACCACCTCTTCGCGCACAGCCAGGCGTGGCGGACGGCCGCCGGCCTCCTCCCCGAACGTGTCGACGGTGACGGCCAGGTCCGCTGGAACTCGAACTTACAGTGGAGTCAGGCGATGTACGTCCTCCTCGTCGAGAGCGACGCTCGTGGGGAGCCGTTCGGGTTCGCCCCCGAGGGGTGA
- a CDS encoding phosphoribosylglycinamide synthetase C domain-containing protein: protein MDSKHFLFVSADSALITDLAWQVHREGHDVKYYIEAESDTEIGDGFVPKTDDWEADVEWADVIVFDDIWVGSDIGTGQLANELREQGKAVVGGTPNTDRLEEDRGYAMEILEAHGVNTIEHHVFSEFDAGIQHVQENPAPYVIKPLGEVQNVKRLLYVGNEDDGSDVVDVLRAYKKAWGHRMKGFQLQRKVEGVEIAICGFFNGERFIDQVNFNFEHKRLFPGNIGPSTGEMGTSMFWGGRNRLFEETFGRLEEWLAAEGYVGSIDINCIVNETGIYPLEFTPRFGYPTIALQEESFESPTGQFFFDLAHGNDPELEVHNGYQIGVRVVLPPFPFDDEKTYDESSRNAAVVFDTESRDGIHLEDTKKVDGQWRVAGESGMPLVVTGKGDTMQNARRQAYERVDNIVIPNLYYRDDIGERWIDGDGDRLQAWGYLGPQSAK, encoded by the coding sequence ATGGACTCGAAACACTTCCTGTTCGTCTCGGCCGACTCGGCACTGATCACCGACCTCGCGTGGCAAGTTCATCGAGAAGGCCACGACGTGAAGTACTACATCGAAGCCGAATCGGACACAGAAATCGGCGATGGGTTCGTCCCGAAGACCGACGACTGGGAGGCAGACGTCGAGTGGGCCGACGTCATCGTCTTCGACGACATCTGGGTCGGCTCGGATATCGGGACAGGCCAACTCGCGAACGAGCTCCGTGAGCAAGGGAAGGCCGTCGTCGGTGGCACGCCGAACACCGACCGCCTCGAAGAGGACCGCGGCTACGCGATGGAGATTCTCGAAGCCCACGGGGTCAACACTATCGAGCACCACGTCTTCTCCGAGTTCGACGCCGGTATCCAGCACGTCCAGGAGAACCCCGCACCGTACGTAATCAAACCGCTCGGGGAGGTCCAGAACGTCAAGCGACTCCTCTACGTCGGCAACGAGGACGACGGTAGCGACGTCGTCGACGTCCTCCGTGCCTACAAGAAAGCGTGGGGCCACCGCATGAAGGGCTTCCAACTCCAGCGGAAGGTCGAGGGGGTAGAAATCGCCATCTGTGGGTTCTTCAACGGTGAGCGGTTCATCGACCAGGTCAACTTCAACTTCGAGCATAAGAGACTCTTCCCGGGCAACATCGGCCCCTCGACCGGTGAGATGGGGACGTCGATGTTCTGGGGCGGGCGGAACAGACTGTTCGAGGAGACGTTCGGGAGGCTCGAAGAGTGGCTCGCGGCGGAAGGGTACGTCGGGAGTATCGACATCAACTGCATCGTCAACGAGACCGGCATCTACCCGCTAGAGTTCACCCCGAGATTCGGCTATCCGACCATCGCCCTCCAGGAGGAGTCGTTCGAATCGCCGACCGGGCAGTTCTTCTTCGACCTCGCCCACGGCAACGACCCCGAACTGGAGGTCCACAACGGCTATCAGATCGGGGTCCGCGTCGTCTTGCCGCCCTTCCCGTTCGACGACGAGAAGACGTACGACGAGAGTTCTCGAAACGCGGCGGTCGTCTTCGACACCGAGAGCCGCGACGGAATCCATTTAGAGGACACCAAGAAGGTCGATGGACAGTGGCGGGTCGCTGGTGAGAGCGGCATGCCGCTCGTCGTCACCGGGAAGGGAGACACGATGCAGAACGCCCGCCGACAGGCCTACGAGCGCGTGGACAACATCGTCATCCCGAACCTCTACTACCGAGACGACATCGGTGAGCGATGGATCGACGGCGACGGCGACCGGCTACAGGCGTGGGGGTATCTCGGGCCACAGTCTGCAAAGTGA
- a CDS encoding GNAT family N-acetyltransferase: MPHATFAEGDRVSLHPLEEADLEFVTEGVNHPRVRGLVGQSVPTSLSRERRYFAEMNERTDAVQLLVTADDERVGVVELDPIDRETGVADLAVWIHPDRRRGGLAREAVALVVDYAFSELRLHKVTANAYAANDASRKLLDSLGFVEEGVGREDAFFDGAYHDTHYFGVLEREWTARETADEHE; the protein is encoded by the coding sequence ATGCCACACGCGACGTTTGCCGAGGGCGACCGCGTCTCGCTCCACCCGCTCGAGGAGGCGGACCTCGAGTTCGTCACCGAGGGCGTCAACCACCCGCGGGTTCGCGGGCTGGTCGGGCAGTCGGTCCCGACGAGCCTCAGCCGCGAACGCCGGTACTTCGCGGAGATGAACGAGCGCACCGACGCCGTCCAGTTGCTCGTCACGGCCGACGACGAGCGGGTGGGCGTCGTCGAACTCGACCCCATCGACCGGGAGACGGGCGTCGCCGACCTCGCCGTCTGGATCCACCCCGACAGACGCCGCGGCGGACTCGCCCGCGAAGCCGTCGCACTGGTCGTCGACTACGCCTTCTCGGAACTCCGCCTCCACAAGGTGACCGCGAACGCCTACGCCGCCAACGACGCCTCGCGGAAGCTGCTCGACTCGCTCGGCTTCGTCGAGGAGGGCGTCGGCCGCGAGGACGCATTCTTCGACGGCGCGTACCACGACACGCACTACTTCGGTGTCCTCGAGCGCGAGTGGACTGCCCGCGAGACGGCCGACGAACACGAGTGA